A single window of Mycolicibacterium aurum DNA harbors:
- the polA gene encoding DNA polymerase I, with product MSPAKTASETRSASKAGKPAADDKPTLMLLDGNSLAFRAFYALPAENFKTQGGLTTNAVYGFTAMLINLLRDEQPSHIAAAFDVSRQTFRLEKYPEYKAGRSATPDEFRGQIDITKEVLGALGITVLAEAGFEADDVIATLATQAEDEGYRVLVVTGDRDSLQLVSDDVTVLYPRKGVSELTRFTPEAVLEKYGLTPTQYPDFAALRGDPSDNLPGIPGVGEKTATKWIAEYGSLLSLVDNVDKVKGKVGDALRANLSSVLLNRELTDLVKSVPLAQTPDTLRMQPWDRDQIHRLFDDLEFRVLRDRLFDTLASADPEVEEGFDVRGGALEPGTLSGWLADHSDGRRFGLAVVGNHLAFDSDATAVALVAPDGDGRYLDTTRLDPADEAALSSWLSDPDVPKALHEAKLAMHDLLGRGWTLAGVTSDTALAAYLVRPGQRSFALDDLSLRYLKRELRADNPEQQQLSLLDDSDGVDDQAVQTLLLRAGAVRDLADALDEELARIDSSALLGSMELPVQRVLAELETAGIAVDLEMLSQLQSEFANQIRDAAEAAYGVIGKQINLGSPKQLQVVLFDELEMPKTKRTKTGYTTDADALQSLFDKTGHPFLQHMLAHRDATRLKVTVDGLLNAVGSDGRIHTTFNQTIAATGRLSSTEPNLQNIPIRTEAGRRIRDAFVVGKGYTELMTADYSQIEMRIMAHLSQDEGLIEAFNTGEDLHSFVASRAFSVPIDEVTAELRRRVKAMSYGLAYGLSAYGLAAQLKISTEEAKEQMEQYFARFGGIRDYLRDVVDQARKDGYTSTVFGRRRYLPELDSSNRNVREAAERAALNAPIQGSAADIIKVAMINVDRAIKEAGLASRMLLQVHDELLFEVADGERDALEELVREHMGSAYPLNVQLEVSVGYGRSWDSAAH from the coding sequence GTGAGCCCAGCCAAGACTGCATCGGAGACTCGATCGGCTTCCAAGGCCGGTAAGCCGGCCGCTGACGACAAGCCGACGCTGATGCTCCTCGACGGCAACTCCCTGGCGTTTCGGGCCTTCTACGCACTCCCCGCCGAGAACTTCAAGACCCAGGGTGGCCTGACCACCAACGCGGTCTACGGCTTCACCGCGATGCTGATCAACCTGCTGCGCGACGAGCAGCCCAGCCACATCGCGGCGGCGTTCGACGTATCCCGTCAGACGTTCCGGTTGGAGAAGTACCCCGAGTACAAGGCGGGACGGTCGGCCACCCCCGACGAATTCCGCGGGCAGATCGACATCACCAAGGAAGTCCTCGGTGCGCTCGGCATCACCGTGCTCGCCGAGGCCGGATTCGAGGCCGACGACGTCATCGCGACGCTGGCCACCCAGGCCGAGGACGAGGGCTACCGCGTCCTCGTGGTCACCGGTGACCGGGATTCGCTGCAGCTGGTCAGCGACGACGTCACGGTGCTCTACCCCCGCAAGGGCGTCAGCGAGCTCACCCGGTTCACGCCCGAGGCGGTGCTGGAGAAGTACGGGCTCACTCCGACGCAGTACCCGGACTTCGCTGCCCTGCGCGGCGACCCGAGTGACAATCTTCCCGGCATTCCCGGTGTAGGGGAGAAGACGGCGACGAAGTGGATCGCCGAATACGGTTCACTGCTGTCGCTGGTCGACAACGTCGACAAGGTCAAGGGCAAGGTCGGCGATGCGTTGCGCGCCAACCTGTCCAGCGTCCTGCTCAACCGTGAGCTGACGGATCTGGTGAAGAGTGTGCCGTTGGCGCAGACCCCCGACACGCTGCGGATGCAGCCGTGGGATCGCGACCAGATCCACCGCCTGTTCGACGACCTGGAGTTCCGCGTCCTGCGTGACCGGTTGTTCGACACCCTGGCGTCGGCGGACCCCGAGGTCGAGGAGGGGTTCGATGTGCGCGGCGGTGCGCTGGAGCCGGGCACGCTGTCAGGCTGGCTCGCCGACCACTCCGACGGTCGACGGTTCGGGCTGGCGGTGGTGGGCAACCACCTGGCTTTCGACAGCGACGCAACCGCGGTGGCGTTGGTGGCCCCCGACGGCGACGGACGGTACCTCGACACCACCCGGCTCGATCCGGCCGACGAAGCCGCCCTGTCGTCGTGGCTTTCCGACCCCGATGTGCCGAAGGCGCTGCACGAAGCCAAGCTCGCCATGCACGATCTCCTCGGCAGGGGCTGGACCCTGGCCGGCGTCACGTCCGACACCGCGCTGGCCGCCTACCTGGTGCGGCCCGGCCAGCGCAGTTTCGCGCTCGACGACCTGTCACTGCGCTACCTGAAGCGGGAGTTACGCGCGGACAACCCGGAGCAGCAGCAGCTTTCCCTGCTCGACGACAGTGACGGCGTCGACGACCAGGCGGTGCAGACGCTGCTGCTGCGGGCCGGTGCGGTCAGGGATCTTGCGGACGCGCTCGACGAGGAACTGGCGCGGATCGATTCGTCGGCGCTTCTGGGAAGTATGGAGTTGCCCGTGCAACGGGTGCTCGCGGAGCTCGAGACTGCGGGCATCGCCGTTGATCTGGAAATGCTCTCGCAGCTGCAGAGTGAGTTCGCGAACCAGATCCGTGACGCCGCCGAAGCGGCCTACGGCGTGATCGGCAAGCAGATCAACCTCGGGTCGCCGAAGCAGTTGCAGGTCGTGCTCTTCGACGAGTTGGAGATGCCGAAGACCAAGCGCACCAAGACCGGATACACCACCGACGCGGATGCGTTGCAGTCGCTGTTCGACAAGACCGGGCACCCGTTCCTGCAGCACATGCTCGCCCATCGCGACGCCACCCGCCTGAAGGTGACCGTCGACGGGCTGCTCAACGCCGTCGGGTCGGACGGGCGAATCCACACCACGTTCAACCAGACCATCGCCGCCACTGGGCGGCTCTCGTCGACCGAGCCGAACCTGCAGAACATCCCGATCCGCACCGAGGCGGGCCGCCGTATCCGGGACGCCTTCGTGGTCGGCAAGGGTTACACCGAGTTGATGACGGCCGACTACAGCCAGATCGAGATGCGGATCATGGCTCACCTGTCGCAGGACGAGGGCCTCATCGAGGCGTTCAACACCGGCGAGGATCTGCATTCGTTCGTGGCGTCGCGGGCCTTCTCGGTACCGATCGACGAGGTCACCGCAGAACTACGCCGCCGGGTGAAGGCGATGTCTTACGGCCTGGCCTACGGTCTGAGTGCCTACGGTCTCGCGGCGCAGCTGAAGATCAGCACCGAAGAGGCCAAAGAGCAGATGGAGCAGTACTTCGCGCGCTTCGGCGGTATCCGCGACTACCTGCGCGACGTCGTCGACCAGGCCCGCAAGGACGGCTACACGTCGACGGTGTTCGGCAGGCGCCGCTATCTTCCGGAGCTGGACAGCAGCAACCGCAACGTCCGGGAGGCCGCCGAGCGGGCGGCGCTCAACGCGCCGATCCAGGGCAGTGCCGCCGACATCATCAAGGTCGCGATGATCAACGTCGACCGGGCCATCAAAGAAGCCGGCCTGGCGTCGCGCATGCTGCTCCAGGTGCACGACGAGCTGCTGTTCGAGGTGGCCGACGGGGAGCGGGACGCGCTGGAGGAGCTGGTGCGCGAGCACATGGGCAGCGCGTACCCGCTCAATGTGCAGCTGGAGGTCTCGGTCGGGTACGGCCGCAGCTGGGACTCCGCGGCGCACTGA
- a CDS encoding LysR family transcriptional regulator: MELRQLEYFVAVVEERSFTRAAQRERVAQPAVSAQIQRLERLVGQQLLTRSSRDVRLTQAGAALLPHAMAALAAVRAAQEAVDEVADLVRGAVTIGTVTLHPVDIAQLMADFHADYPEVEITLGTDNSDVLLAKLSDGRVDAAIVSIGVDEHPPGLDYAVITDEALVAAVAAGHPLDRRRALSLGELCDHSLISLPVGTGLRSRLDSACAAAGVRPRIAFEATNPMELAELARHGLGVAIVPQSMARAATDLHALTLPPGLRGRLVWAWRRDMTSPAARQLCDRARRSIPPDAAGPG, encoded by the coding sequence ATGGAGCTACGTCAGCTCGAATATTTCGTCGCCGTCGTTGAAGAACGCAGCTTCACCAGGGCCGCGCAGCGGGAGCGGGTAGCTCAGCCCGCGGTCAGCGCGCAGATCCAGCGGCTGGAACGGCTGGTAGGGCAGCAACTGCTCACCCGGTCGAGCCGCGACGTGCGTCTGACCCAGGCCGGCGCCGCATTGCTGCCCCATGCCATGGCGGCGCTGGCCGCCGTACGCGCGGCTCAGGAGGCAGTCGATGAGGTCGCCGACCTGGTCCGCGGTGCGGTGACCATCGGCACCGTGACATTGCACCCGGTGGACATCGCGCAGTTGATGGCCGACTTCCACGCCGACTATCCCGAGGTCGAGATCACGCTGGGTACCGACAACTCCGATGTCCTGCTGGCCAAACTCTCCGATGGCCGAGTGGACGCGGCGATCGTGTCCATCGGCGTGGACGAGCATCCGCCCGGGCTGGATTACGCGGTGATCACCGACGAGGCGCTGGTTGCGGCCGTGGCGGCCGGCCATCCCCTGGACCGGCGGCGAGCGTTGTCGCTCGGAGAACTCTGCGACCACTCCCTGATCTCGTTGCCGGTGGGAACCGGTCTGCGGTCCAGGCTCGACAGCGCTTGTGCCGCAGCGGGAGTGCGGCCGAGGATCGCGTTCGAGGCAACCAACCCGATGGAGCTCGCCGAGCTGGCGCGCCACGGCCTCGGCGTGGCGATCGTGCCGCAGTCGATGGCGCGCGCCGCAACCGACCTGCACGCGCTGACGCTGCCGCCCGGCCTGCGGGGCAGGCTCGTGTGGGCCTGGCGCCGCGACATGACGAGCCCCGCCGCGCGGCAGCTGTGTGATCGCGCCCGCCGATCGATCCCGCCGGACGCGGCCGGGCCCGGGTAG
- a CDS encoding FAD-dependent monooxygenase, producing the protein MTNRSTIVIAGAGIGGLTAALALHQRGIEAMVVERASSLTPLGVGINLLPHAVRELEGLGLGALLSSISVAPRQISFFDSYGRHLFREPRGVEGGYSHPQRSVHRGRLQAMLIEAVIDRLGPEAIRTGAGLTGFTETGDGVVVHTRGGDLRAEILIGSDGINSVVRSHLHPGPDPLLWSGVRMYRGAARMTPFLDGRTMAIIKGDNGTDLVTYPLGGGLVNWVLQVGDGVAGPLPGNVGWNEPADPTHVASYVAGWDVGWLDVAALPGLSETVFEYPMVDRDALPHWGRGAVTVLGDAAHPMYPVGANGASQAILDARVLADEVARDPGTALHAYQTRRRRDTADVVAANRAMHTAGTKTADDIARVTTTYRTDTERSTS; encoded by the coding sequence ATGACGAACAGGTCCACCATCGTGATCGCCGGCGCAGGGATCGGCGGGCTCACCGCGGCACTGGCGCTGCACCAGCGCGGCATCGAGGCGATGGTTGTCGAGCGGGCGTCCTCGCTTACCCCGCTCGGGGTGGGCATCAACCTGCTCCCCCACGCGGTACGCGAGCTCGAGGGCCTCGGCCTCGGCGCGTTGCTGTCGTCGATTTCCGTTGCACCCAGGCAGATCTCGTTCTTCGACAGCTACGGCAGGCATCTGTTCCGCGAACCTCGCGGTGTCGAGGGCGGCTACTCGCACCCGCAACGGTCGGTACACCGGGGCCGCTTGCAGGCGATGCTGATCGAGGCCGTCATCGATCGACTCGGGCCGGAGGCCATCCGGACCGGCGCAGGACTCACCGGGTTCACCGAGACCGGCGACGGCGTCGTTGTACACACCCGCGGAGGCGACCTCCGCGCAGAAATCCTGATCGGCTCAGACGGCATCAACTCCGTCGTGCGATCACACCTTCATCCCGGGCCGGATCCACTCCTGTGGTCGGGTGTGCGCATGTACCGCGGCGCCGCCCGGATGACCCCGTTCCTCGACGGCCGCACCATGGCAATCATCAAGGGTGACAACGGAACCGACCTCGTCACCTATCCCCTCGGGGGCGGGCTCGTGAACTGGGTACTGCAGGTCGGCGACGGAGTTGCCGGTCCACTGCCGGGCAACGTCGGATGGAACGAGCCCGCCGATCCGACGCACGTCGCCTCCTACGTCGCCGGTTGGGATGTGGGGTGGCTCGACGTCGCGGCGCTGCCCGGGCTCAGCGAGACGGTGTTCGAATACCCGATGGTGGACCGCGACGCCCTCCCGCACTGGGGCCGGGGCGCGGTCACCGTGCTGGGTGATGCGGCCCATCCGATGTATCCCGTCGGCGCCAACGGCGCCTCCCAGGCGATTCTCGACGCCCGCGTCCTGGCCGACGAAGTCGCCCGAGACCCCGGCACTGCGCTGCATGCCTACCAGACCCGGCGACGTCGCGACACCGCCGACGTCGTTGCCGCCAACAGGGCGATGCACACCGCGGGCACAAAGACTGCCGACGACATCGCCCGAGTCACCACCACGTACCGCACAGACACCGAAAGGAGCACATCATGA
- a CDS encoding alpha/beta fold hydrolase: MTVPTTYVLIPGMCHGAWCFDDLAASLRQAGHHVLAITLTGVAERSHLMPGAVNLDTHIADVVAAVDSDSAAGEKLVLVGHSYGGMVITGVADRIPDRIDSLVFVDAVVPHDGEACWDVVNDEERQWYVKVDGSGFGVPPMPFFDPRATSHPLATVMQPLHLRGDLGRFRQRVYVYALDWPGESPLRPSYDRVRSDPTWTTHELDGKHNLMRDNPDELLRILLDTAQT, encoded by the coding sequence ATGACCGTCCCGACCACCTACGTGCTGATCCCCGGAATGTGCCACGGCGCATGGTGTTTCGACGATCTGGCGGCGTCGCTTCGGCAAGCCGGCCACCACGTTCTGGCGATCACGCTGACCGGCGTTGCCGAACGGTCACACCTGATGCCAGGTGCCGTCAACCTCGACACCCACATCGCCGACGTCGTCGCCGCCGTCGACAGCGACTCCGCCGCCGGCGAGAAGCTGGTGCTCGTGGGGCACAGTTACGGCGGCATGGTCATCACCGGCGTCGCCGACCGCATCCCGGATCGCATCGATTCGCTCGTGTTCGTCGACGCCGTGGTGCCCCATGACGGAGAGGCGTGCTGGGACGTCGTCAACGACGAGGAACGTCAGTGGTACGTCAAAGTCGACGGCTCCGGGTTCGGGGTTCCGCCGATGCCGTTCTTCGACCCCCGCGCCACGTCGCATCCGCTCGCGACCGTCATGCAGCCGTTGCATCTACGGGGCGACCTGGGCCGGTTCCGGCAACGCGTCTACGTCTACGCGCTGGACTGGCCCGGCGAGTCACCGCTGCGGCCGTCCTACGATCGGGTCCGCTCCGATCCGACCTGGACCACACACGAGCTCGACGGCAAGCACAATCTGATGCGCGACAACCCGGACGAACTGCTGCGGATCCTGCTGGACACGGCTCAGACGTGA
- a CDS encoding Zn-ribbon domain-containing OB-fold protein, producing MSASSQPAVDGWFATDGSGDPYLIGGKCPQCGTYVFPPRANNCPNPGCDSDELAQVPLSRRGTLWSYTENRYAPPPPYPSPDPFEPFAVAAVELAEEGLIVLGKVVEGTLAADLKVGMQMHLTTMALYVDDDGIERIVHAWEIAQ from the coding sequence GTGTCAGCTTCTTCGCAGCCTGCGGTTGATGGGTGGTTCGCCACTGATGGGTCTGGTGATCCGTATCTGATCGGGGGGAAGTGTCCTCAGTGTGGGACCTATGTGTTCCCGCCGCGGGCCAACAACTGCCCCAACCCCGGCTGTGACAGCGACGAACTCGCCCAGGTGCCGCTGTCACGGCGCGGCACCCTGTGGAGCTACACCGAGAACCGCTACGCCCCACCCCCGCCGTATCCGTCCCCGGACCCGTTCGAACCGTTCGCCGTGGCAGCGGTGGAGTTGGCCGAGGAAGGCCTGATCGTGCTCGGCAAGGTCGTCGAGGGCACCCTGGCCGCCGACCTCAAGGTCGGCATGCAGATGCACCTGACCACCATGGCGCTCTATGTCGACGACGACGGCATCGAACGCATCGTGCACGCCTGGGAGATCGCCCAATGA
- a CDS encoding lipid-transfer protein: protein MSPEPVYILGAGMHPWGKWGRDFTEYGVVAARAALAEAGLHWRQIQLVAGADTIRNGYPGFVAGATFAQKLGWNGIPVTSSYAACASGSQALQSARAQILAGFCDVALVIGADTTPKGFFAPVGGERRNDPDWQRFHLIGATNTVYFAMLARRRMDLYGATVEDFANVKVKNARHGLHNPNARYRKEATTADVLASPVVSDPLRLLDICATSDGAAAVIVASKEFTEKHLGSTAGVPSVRAISLQSPQYPQHLPELPDIATDSTAVVPGPDRVFKDQILDAAYTEAGIGPQDLSLAEVYDLSTALELDWYEHLGLCERGQAEHLLRSGATTLGGRIPVNPSGGLASFGEAIPAQAIAQVCELTWQLNNHATGRQVEGATVGITANQGLFGHGSSVIIAR, encoded by the coding sequence ATGAGTCCAGAACCGGTCTACATCCTCGGTGCCGGCATGCACCCCTGGGGCAAATGGGGACGCGACTTCACCGAATACGGTGTCGTGGCCGCCCGCGCCGCCCTGGCCGAAGCCGGCCTGCACTGGCGCCAGATCCAACTCGTGGCCGGCGCGGACACCATCCGCAACGGCTACCCCGGCTTCGTCGCCGGGGCCACCTTCGCCCAGAAACTGGGCTGGAACGGCATCCCGGTCACCTCCTCCTACGCCGCGTGCGCCTCCGGCTCCCAAGCACTCCAAAGCGCCCGCGCCCAGATCCTGGCCGGCTTCTGCGACGTCGCCCTGGTCATCGGCGCCGACACCACCCCCAAAGGCTTCTTCGCCCCCGTCGGCGGCGAACGCCGCAACGACCCCGACTGGCAACGCTTCCACCTCATCGGCGCCACCAACACCGTCTACTTCGCCATGCTCGCCCGCCGGCGCATGGACCTCTACGGCGCCACCGTCGAAGACTTCGCGAACGTCAAAGTCAAAAACGCCCGCCACGGCCTCCACAACCCCAACGCCCGCTACCGCAAAGAAGCCACCACCGCCGACGTGCTGGCCTCCCCCGTCGTCAGTGACCCACTACGCCTGCTCGACATCTGCGCCACCAGCGACGGCGCCGCCGCGGTGATCGTGGCCTCCAAAGAATTCACCGAAAAACACCTCGGCTCCACCGCCGGCGTGCCCTCGGTACGCGCGATCAGCCTGCAATCACCCCAATACCCCCAACACCTACCCGAACTACCCGACATCGCCACCGACTCCACCGCCGTGGTCCCCGGCCCCGACCGCGTCTTCAAAGACCAGATCCTCGACGCCGCCTACACCGAAGCCGGCATCGGCCCCCAAGACCTCTCCCTGGCCGAGGTCTACGACCTGTCCACCGCCCTGGAACTCGACTGGTACGAACACCTCGGCCTCTGCGAACGCGGCCAAGCCGAACACCTCCTACGCTCGGGCGCCACCACCCTCGGCGGCCGCATCCCCGTCAACCCCTCCGGCGGACTCGCCAGCTTCGGCGAAGCCATCCCCGCCCAAGCCATCGCCCAAGTCTGCGAACTCACCTGGCAACTCAACAACCACGCCACCGGCCGCCAAGTCGAAGGAGCCACCGTCGGCATCACCGCCAACCAAGGCCTCTTCGGCCACGGCTCCTCAGTCATCATCGCCCGCTGA
- a CDS encoding SDR family NAD(P)-dependent oxidoreductase, which translates to MDVNGTSAIVTGGASGIGAATARLLAAQGARVVVADLQAERGQELAHEIGGAFVSVDVTDTAQIEDAVNTAVDLGPLRTLVNSAGIGWAQRTIGKDGEFASAHNLDAYKKVLAINLVGTFDCIRLAATAMSRLDPTDSGERGAIVNMTSVAAFDGQIGQAAYSSSKGGVVGLTLPVARDLAAVGIRVNTVAPGLIDTPIYGEGEASEAFKAKLGESVLFPKRLGKPEELASMVVELITNSYMNAEVVRVDGGIRMPPK; encoded by the coding sequence GTGGACGTCAATGGAACCAGCGCAATTGTCACCGGCGGAGCATCGGGCATCGGTGCCGCCACCGCCCGACTCCTGGCAGCTCAAGGAGCCCGCGTCGTCGTGGCCGATCTGCAAGCAGAACGCGGGCAGGAACTCGCTCACGAGATCGGCGGGGCGTTCGTCAGTGTCGATGTCACCGACACTGCTCAGATCGAAGACGCGGTGAACACCGCCGTCGATCTCGGCCCCCTTCGCACACTCGTCAACTCGGCCGGAATCGGTTGGGCGCAAAGGACAATCGGCAAGGACGGCGAATTCGCGTCGGCACACAACCTCGACGCCTACAAGAAGGTGCTCGCGATCAACCTGGTCGGCACGTTCGACTGCATTCGTCTCGCCGCAACAGCCATGAGCCGACTCGATCCCACCGACTCCGGTGAACGGGGCGCCATTGTGAACATGACCAGTGTGGCTGCGTTCGACGGGCAGATCGGGCAGGCCGCCTACTCATCCTCCAAGGGCGGCGTCGTCGGGCTGACATTGCCTGTCGCCCGCGATCTCGCAGCGGTCGGCATTCGGGTGAACACCGTCGCCCCAGGACTCATCGATACGCCGATCTACGGTGAAGGTGAAGCCTCGGAGGCGTTCAAAGCCAAGCTGGGTGAATCGGTGCTCTTCCCGAAGCGGTTGGGCAAGCCCGAGGAACTGGCGTCGATGGTCGTCGAACTGATCACCAACTCCTACATGAACGCCGAGGTGGTCCGCGTGGACGGCGGCATCCGGATGCCGCCCAAGTAA